The Branchiostoma floridae strain S238N-H82 chromosome 10, Bfl_VNyyK, whole genome shotgun sequence genome has a segment encoding these proteins:
- the LOC118424857 gene encoding uncharacterized protein LOC118424857 yields MAMPYPRNTRTCVRPLWRTLLAFMYNLLVSPWMRLFCHFIRHQEDSHPASVPREPIAASPDIQQAVSESTNRPTPVLSVSQPEESSEPEDSSVVSVFVTSKTDIAYDDHAQVSVNPANVNVPESEVGEGVDETLFKTTIKGRNEDLLYLLRKLDGDSRAIAIVRKLLQETLEQDGVSYTDETSDEETSLYVSVDLALEDDGDDDVDAMKDHTQEASSASPLDETAATAGKNVAEEPSGDQDTTEETAGAETDQTVSGSNRNDIGPLRSLTAEERNTASDYFTGTPDNSRPPDNDDQEQQENCDIDSGPHEMLHLDHLEPSNTTGCALKQRDCFNADTFDETTGPSGLFEIEVPENPGPPNANGADGLVHDEETERTRKDDCGGINVEVDSGPKEMLHGVSFSKALEDIRLNHGDDEDNEPNRRYHGDVCCGDVQPPRDAWGLERHEEVADKGLVVSAMKHVSKPAGQDTGIVGQDMDDPKLSIEGNSRASFDMGQQGLRVNNNNNDAMGRTPDMDCG; encoded by the exons ATGGCAATGCCATATCCGCGGAACACCAGGACCTGTGTGAGACCGCTATGGCGGACACTCCTTGCATTTATGTACAACCTACTCGTATCCCCTTGGATGAGGCTGTTCTGCCATTTCATTCGTCACCAAGAAG ATTCGCACCCTGCTTCAGTTCCAAGGGAGCCTATTGCAGCCTCACCAGACATCCAACAAGCGGTATCCGAGAGTACAAATCGGCCCACCCCTGTACTGTCCGTATCCCAACCTGAAGAGTCAAGTGAACCCGAAGATTCAAGTGTCGTCTCCGTCTTTGTGACATCGAAGACGGACATCGCCTATGATGATCATGCCCAAGTATCAGTCAACCCCGCAAACGTCAACGTGCCTGAGAGTGAGGTGGGAGAGGGAGTCGACGAAACCCTGTTCAAAACCACAATCAAGGGGCGCAACGAAGACCTGCTGTACCTTCTCCGAAAACTTGACGGTGACTCTCGTGCCATCGCTATTGTTCGCAAACTTCTACAAGAGACCCTTGAGCAGGACGGTGTAAGCTACACTGACGAAACCAGCGATGAGGAAACGTCTCTTTACGTAAGTGTGGACCTTGCCCTAGAAGACGACGGAGATGACGACGTCGATGCCATGAAGGACCACACCCAGGAAGCGTCCTCAGCGTCACCTCTTGATGAGACAGCTGCTACCGCAGGCAAAAACGTGGCAGAAGAACCTTCCGGAGACCAGGACACAACTGAAGAGACAGCTGGTGCCGAAACTGACCAAACAGTCAGCGGGAGTAACCGCAACGATATTGGACCCCTTCGATCCCTGACAGCTGAG GAAAGGAACACGGCATCTGACTACTTCACCGGCACTCCTGACAACAGTCGTCCGCCAGACAACGATGACCAGGAACAACAAGAGAATTGTGACATTGACAGCGGGCCCCATGAGATGCTCCACCTGGATCATCTTGAACCATCAAACACG ACTGGCTGCGCACTGAAACAGAGGGATTGCTTCAACGCCGATACCTTTGATGAGACAACTGGGCCATCAGGACTGTTTGAGATAGAGGTACCG GAGAACCCTGGACCACCCAATGCCAATGGCGCGGACGGCTTAGTACACGATGAAGAAACTGAGCGCACGCGGAAGGATGACTGTGGTGGGATCAACGTTGAGGTGGACAGCGGCCCGAAGGAAATGCTCCACGGCGTGTCATTTTCGAAAGCCCTG GAGGACATCCGACTGAACCACGGCGATGATGAGGACAATGAACCCAACAGACGTTACCATGGCGATGTCTGTTGCGGGGATGTTCag CCCCCACGGGATGCCTGGGGCCTTGAACGCCACGAGGAGGTCGCAGATAAAGGACTTGTTGTCTCAGCGATGAAACATGTCTCAAAACCGGCTGGACAAGACACGGG